In the Lepisosteus oculatus isolate fLepOcu1 chromosome 6, fLepOcu1.hap2, whole genome shotgun sequence genome, one interval contains:
- the LOC138239439 gene encoding uncharacterized protein isoform X2: protein MGKNIVLLLLLLSVPQWPAQAPASTPVLVTSSPADVISSTADVISTTSDDISSPVDVSSTPVFLKALYVLQLQFIIQLNFTADLADHNTSGFKALDSNITSEINKVFRSRFSNSFNRSEVKQFSPSSGYISAQLDLVFENRDSVTIEDTLCTLRTVASVPSLLRFKVDPLSIQKSTIAPTAPAPTTTSVSMTTAAAPPSPPALPSMKLKVGLNVNMKARQPGGCQNATLSGTEETEKAYRTKFGFVFGFDMQIGFRQGSLFTDTEMMFNASSVGPDTCELTKDPHSSNMSASVEVHHLQFHLLHNISADLANLSSPESRALSSTIVVEVDKVFSSRFSGSFNHSEVMQFGSSPVSRYIRVQLDLMFRNGSGVTVAEAVCTLSTAASVLSWPFSVDPPSVQPYEADFPSPTLGVLETTVASVTDHITSKMTGVTSITDHMTSITDRVPSATDHVTSVPDHITSTMSGVTSMTADPSQVTLQLQFSLMQKYTPDLNNPSSAAFSALAHTIISEVGVVLSSQYSGSFLRSEVKRFSSGSVIVDLDLGFDGRSFVPNVGAVISTLQTAQANNSFTFPLIPGSIQLLGQLITTQAPNTPVDVTTGLANVTSTPSSVTSTPANITSTPANITTGLANVTFMTANITSTPASVTSTPANITTGLANITSTPANITTGLANITSKPANITTGMANVTTGLANITSTPASVTSTPANITTGLSNITTGLANITSTPASVTSTPANITTGLANITSTPASVTSTPANITTGLTNVTTGLANITSTPASVTSTPANITTGLSNITTGLANITSTPASVTSTPANITTGLANITSTPASVTSTPANITTGLTNVTTGLANITSTPASVTSTPANITTGLSNISATPGSVIPTPSSITSTPVNITIGLVNVTSTPANITTGLANITSTSANITTGMANITSTPANVMSKPANITTGLSNVTTGLANITSTPASVTSTPANITTGLSNVTTGLANITSTPASVTSTPANITTGLANITSTPANIITGLANITSTPASVTSKPANITTGLTNVTTGLANITSTPASVTSKPANITTGLSNISTTPGSVIPTPSSITTTPVNITIGLVNVTSTHASVTSTPDSVTSRAANVTSETRFTTTTAQSTTVTAPAAQSVISLIFSLNLAFIPQLHNSSSKEFHDLAKKVTTQCDGVYRRKFGLSFLQTLLIAFSNGSVVTETALQFSTAAMPSSADIINTLKEATNTSLFNLPVIDGSIRVVSSITTARPSGTTKSAAEGTRPFTAAGVTLAATLLALPHFWH, encoded by the exons ATGGGAAAGAACATTGTGctgctccttctcctcctgTCAG TTCCACAATGGCCAGCCCAAGCACCTGCATCTACACCTGTCCTTGTCACCTCCTCTCCtgctgatgtcatttcctctaCTGCTGATGTCATCTCCACTACTAGTGATGACATCTCCTCTCCTGTCGATGTCAGCTCCACACCTGTGTTCTTGAAAGCTCTCTACGTTCTTCAGCTTCAGTTCATCATCCAGCTGAATTTCACTGCGGATCTGGCTGACCACAACACATCTGGATTCAAGGCTCTGGACAGCAATATCACGTCTGAG ATCAATAAGGTGTTCCGGTCACGGTTTTCCAATTCTTTTAATCGCTCAGAAGTGAAGCAGTTCAG CCCCAGTTCTGGATACATCAGTGCCCAGCTGGACCTGGTGTTTGAGAACAGGGACAGCGTCACTATCGAGGACACACTCTGCACTCTCCGCACAGTGGCCAGTGTCCCCTCGCTGCTTCGTTTCAAGGTGGATCCTTTGTCCATCCAGAAGTCAA CGATCGCACCTACAGCCCCAGCGCCCACCACCACTTCAGTCTCCATGACAACAGCAGCCGCGCCCCCGTCTCCCCCAGCGCTGCCCAGCATGAAGCTGAAAGTTGGCCTGAATGTGAACATGAAAGCTCGTCAGCCAGGGGGATGTCAGAATGCCACTCTGTCTGGGACAGAGGAG ACTGAGAAGGCATACAGGACTAAGTTTGGCTTTGTTTTCGGCTTCGATATGCAGATTGGCTTCAG gCAGGGGTCACTCTTCACAGACACTGAGATGATGTTCAACGCCTCGAGCGTGGGCCCTGACACCTGTGAGCTCACGAAGGATCCTCACTCTTCAAACATGAGTGCCTCAG TTGAAGTTCACCATCTCCAGTTCCACCTGCTGCACAACATCTCCGCAGATCTGGCCAACCTGTCCTCACCAGAGTCCAGAGCACTGAGCAGCACCATCGTGGTGGAG GTCGATAAAGTGTTCAGCTCGCGGTTTTCTGGTTCTTTCAATCACTCGGAAGTTATGCAGTTCGG TTCCAGTCCTGTGTCAAGATACATTCGTGTCCAGCTAGACCTGATGTTCAGAAACGGGAGTGGAGTCACTGTTGCCGAGGCAGTCTGCACACTCAGTACAGCGGCGAGTGTGCTTTCCTGGCCTTTCTCTGTGGACCCTCCTTCCGTCCAGCCCTACG AAGCTGATTTTCCGTCACCCACTCTTGGTGTCCTGGAAACCACTGTCGCCTCTGTCAcagaccacatcacctccaagATGACAGGTGTCACTTCGATCACAGATCATATGACCTCCATTACAGACCGTGTGCCTTCTGCTACGGACCATGTCACCTCTGTTCcagaccacatcacctccacgaTGTCTGGTGTCACCTCCATGACTGCTGATCCAAGCCAAGTCACTCTTCAGCTTCAGTTCAGCTTAATGCAAAAGTACACTCCAGACCTGAACAACCCCTCGTCTGCGGCTTTCAGTGCTCTGGCTCACACCATCATCTCTGAG GTTGGTGTCGTGCTCAGCTCCCAGTATTCCGGATCCTTCTTGCGCTCCGAAGTGAAGCGATTCAG CTCCGGATCGGTAATTGTGGACTTGGACCTTGGGTTCGACGGCAGAAGCTTTGTCCCGAATGTCGGCGCTGTCATCAGCACACTGCAGACAGCTCAGGCCAACAACTCCTTCACTTTCCCTCTGATCCCCGGATCCATCCAGCTCCTAG GTCAACTGATTACGACTCAGGCTCCCAACACTCCTGTTGATGTCACCACAGGACTGGCTAATGTCACCTCCACACCTTCCAGTGTCACCTCTACACCTGCTAATATCACCTCCACACCTGCTAATATCACCACAGGGCTGGCTAATGTCACTTTCATGACTGCTAATATCACCTCCACACCTGCTAGTGTTACCTCCACACCTGCTAATATCACCACAGGACTGGCTAATATCACCTCCACACCTGCTAATATCACCACAGGACTGGCTAATATCACCTCCAAACCTGCTAATATCACCACAGGAATGGCTAATGTCACCACAGGACTAGCTAATATCACCTCCACACCTGCTAGTGTCACCTCCACACCTGCTAATATCACCACAGGACTGTCTAATATCACCACAGGACTAGCTAATATCACCTCCACACCTGCTAGTGTCACCTCCACACCTGCTAATATCACCACAGGACTGGCTAATATCACCTCCACACCTGCTAGTGTCACCTCCACACCTGCTAATATCACCACAGGACTGACTAATGTCACCACAGGACTAGCTAATATCACCTCCACACCTGCTAGTGTCACCTCCACACCTGCTAATATCACCACAGGACTGTCTAATATCACCACAGGACTAGCTAATATCACCTCCACACCTGCTAGTGTCACCTCCACACCTGCTAATATCACCACAGGACTGGCTAATATCACCTCCACACCTGCTAGTGTCACCTCCACACCTGCTAATATCACCACAGGACTGACTAATGTCACCACAGGACTAGCTAATATCACCTCCACACCTGCTAGTGTCACCTCCACACCTGCTAATATCACCACAGGACTGTCTAATATCAGCGCTACACCTGGTAGTGTCATCCCTACACCCTCGAGTATCACCTCTACACCTGTTAATATCACCATAGGACTGGTTAATGTCACCTCCACACCTGCTAATATCACCACAGGACTGGCTAATATCACCTCCACATCTGCTAATATCACCACAGGAATGGCTAATATCACCTCCACACCTGCTAATGTCATGTCCAAACCTGCTAATATCACCACAGGACTGTCTAATGTCACCACAGGACTGGCTAATATCACCTCCACACCTGCTAGTGTCACCTCCACACCTGCTAATATCACCACAGGACTGTCTAATGTCACCACAGGACTAGCTAATATCACCTCCACACCTGCTAGTGTTACCTCCACACCTGCTAATATCACCACAGGACTAGCTAACATCACCTCCACACCTGCTAATATCATCACAGGACTGGCTAATATCACCTCCACACCTGCTAGTGTCACCTCCAAACCTGCTAATATCACCACAGGACTGACTAATGTCACCACAGGACTGGCTAATATCACCTCCACACCTGCTAGTGTCACCTCCAAACCTGCTAATATCACCACAGGACTGTCTAATATCAGCACTACACCTGGTAGTGTCATCCCTACACCCTCGAGTATCACCACTACACCTGTTAATATCACCATAGGACTGGTTAATGTCACCTCCACACATGCTAGTGTCACCTCTACCCCTGATAGTGTCACCTCCAGAGCAGCTAATGTCACATCCGAGACAAGGTTTACCACCACAACTGCACAGT CAACCACAGTCACAGCTCCTGCTGCACAGTCGGTCATCAGCCTCATCTTCAGCCTGAACTTAGCCTTCATACCACAGCTGCACAACTCGTCCTCAAAGGAGTTTCATGATTTGGCCAAGAAGGTGACAACACAG TGTGACGGAGTTTACAGGAGGAAGTTTGGTCTAAGTTTCCTCCAGACGCTGTTAATAGCATTCAG CAATGGATCTGTCGTCACTGAGACGGCACTGCAGTTCAGCACAGCCGCGATGCCCAGCAGTGCCGACATCATCAACACCTTGAAGGAAGCAACCAATACCAGCCTGTTCAATCTTCCAGTGATTGATGGCTCCATCCGCGTCGTCT CGAGCATCACCACAGCGCGACCATCTGGCACCACGAAAAGCGCCGCTGAGGGGACACGCCCCTTCACCGCGGCCGGGGTGACCCTTGCCGCAACGCTCCTCGCTCTTCCTCACTTCTGGCACTAG
- the LOC138239439 gene encoding uncharacterized protein isoform X1 — protein MGKNIVLLLLLLSVPQWPAQAPASTPVLVTSSPADVISSTADVISTTSDDISSPVDVSSTPVFLKALYVLQLQFIIQLNFTADLADHNTSGFKALDSNITSEINKVFRSRFSNSFNRSEVKQFSPSSGYISAQLDLVFENRDSVTIEDTLCTLRTVASVPSLLRFKVDPLSIQKSTIAPTAPAPTTTSVSMTTAAAPPSPPALPSMKLKVGLNVNMKARQPGGCQNATLSGTEETEKAYRTKFGFVFGFDMQIGFRQGSLFTDTEMMFNASSVGPDTCELTKDPHSSNMSASVCADCLSAVEVHHLQFHLLHNISADLANLSSPESRALSSTIVVEVDKVFSSRFSGSFNHSEVMQFGSSPVSRYIRVQLDLMFRNGSGVTVAEAVCTLSTAASVLSWPFSVDPPSVQPYEADFPSPTLGVLETTVASVTDHITSKMTGVTSITDHMTSITDRVPSATDHVTSVPDHITSTMSGVTSMTADPSQVTLQLQFSLMQKYTPDLNNPSSAAFSALAHTIISEVGVVLSSQYSGSFLRSEVKRFSSGSVIVDLDLGFDGRSFVPNVGAVISTLQTAQANNSFTFPLIPGSIQLLGQLITTQAPNTPVDVTTGLANVTSTPSSVTSTPANITSTPANITTGLANVTFMTANITSTPASVTSTPANITTGLANITSTPANITTGLANITSKPANITTGMANVTTGLANITSTPASVTSTPANITTGLSNITTGLANITSTPASVTSTPANITTGLANITSTPASVTSTPANITTGLTNVTTGLANITSTPASVTSTPANITTGLSNITTGLANITSTPASVTSTPANITTGLANITSTPASVTSTPANITTGLTNVTTGLANITSTPASVTSTPANITTGLSNISATPGSVIPTPSSITSTPVNITIGLVNVTSTPANITTGLANITSTSANITTGMANITSTPANVMSKPANITTGLSNVTTGLANITSTPASVTSTPANITTGLSNVTTGLANITSTPASVTSTPANITTGLANITSTPANIITGLANITSTPASVTSKPANITTGLTNVTTGLANITSTPASVTSKPANITTGLSNISTTPGSVIPTPSSITTTPVNITIGLVNVTSTHASVTSTPDSVTSRAANVTSETRFTTTTAQSTTVTAPAAQSVISLIFSLNLAFIPQLHNSSSKEFHDLAKKVTTQCDGVYRRKFGLSFLQTLLIAFSNGSVVTETALQFSTAAMPSSADIINTLKEATNTSLFNLPVIDGSIRVVSSITTARPSGTTKSAAEGTRPFTAAGVTLAATLLALPHFWH, from the exons ATGGGAAAGAACATTGTGctgctccttctcctcctgTCAG TTCCACAATGGCCAGCCCAAGCACCTGCATCTACACCTGTCCTTGTCACCTCCTCTCCtgctgatgtcatttcctctaCTGCTGATGTCATCTCCACTACTAGTGATGACATCTCCTCTCCTGTCGATGTCAGCTCCACACCTGTGTTCTTGAAAGCTCTCTACGTTCTTCAGCTTCAGTTCATCATCCAGCTGAATTTCACTGCGGATCTGGCTGACCACAACACATCTGGATTCAAGGCTCTGGACAGCAATATCACGTCTGAG ATCAATAAGGTGTTCCGGTCACGGTTTTCCAATTCTTTTAATCGCTCAGAAGTGAAGCAGTTCAG CCCCAGTTCTGGATACATCAGTGCCCAGCTGGACCTGGTGTTTGAGAACAGGGACAGCGTCACTATCGAGGACACACTCTGCACTCTCCGCACAGTGGCCAGTGTCCCCTCGCTGCTTCGTTTCAAGGTGGATCCTTTGTCCATCCAGAAGTCAA CGATCGCACCTACAGCCCCAGCGCCCACCACCACTTCAGTCTCCATGACAACAGCAGCCGCGCCCCCGTCTCCCCCAGCGCTGCCCAGCATGAAGCTGAAAGTTGGCCTGAATGTGAACATGAAAGCTCGTCAGCCAGGGGGATGTCAGAATGCCACTCTGTCTGGGACAGAGGAG ACTGAGAAGGCATACAGGACTAAGTTTGGCTTTGTTTTCGGCTTCGATATGCAGATTGGCTTCAG gCAGGGGTCACTCTTCACAGACACTGAGATGATGTTCAACGCCTCGAGCGTGGGCCCTGACACCTGTGAGCTCACGAAGGATCCTCACTCTTCAAACATGAGTGCCTCAG TTTGTGCCGATTGTCTGTCTGCAGTTGAAGTTCACCATCTCCAGTTCCACCTGCTGCACAACATCTCCGCAGATCTGGCCAACCTGTCCTCACCAGAGTCCAGAGCACTGAGCAGCACCATCGTGGTGGAG GTCGATAAAGTGTTCAGCTCGCGGTTTTCTGGTTCTTTCAATCACTCGGAAGTTATGCAGTTCGG TTCCAGTCCTGTGTCAAGATACATTCGTGTCCAGCTAGACCTGATGTTCAGAAACGGGAGTGGAGTCACTGTTGCCGAGGCAGTCTGCACACTCAGTACAGCGGCGAGTGTGCTTTCCTGGCCTTTCTCTGTGGACCCTCCTTCCGTCCAGCCCTACG AAGCTGATTTTCCGTCACCCACTCTTGGTGTCCTGGAAACCACTGTCGCCTCTGTCAcagaccacatcacctccaagATGACAGGTGTCACTTCGATCACAGATCATATGACCTCCATTACAGACCGTGTGCCTTCTGCTACGGACCATGTCACCTCTGTTCcagaccacatcacctccacgaTGTCTGGTGTCACCTCCATGACTGCTGATCCAAGCCAAGTCACTCTTCAGCTTCAGTTCAGCTTAATGCAAAAGTACACTCCAGACCTGAACAACCCCTCGTCTGCGGCTTTCAGTGCTCTGGCTCACACCATCATCTCTGAG GTTGGTGTCGTGCTCAGCTCCCAGTATTCCGGATCCTTCTTGCGCTCCGAAGTGAAGCGATTCAG CTCCGGATCGGTAATTGTGGACTTGGACCTTGGGTTCGACGGCAGAAGCTTTGTCCCGAATGTCGGCGCTGTCATCAGCACACTGCAGACAGCTCAGGCCAACAACTCCTTCACTTTCCCTCTGATCCCCGGATCCATCCAGCTCCTAG GTCAACTGATTACGACTCAGGCTCCCAACACTCCTGTTGATGTCACCACAGGACTGGCTAATGTCACCTCCACACCTTCCAGTGTCACCTCTACACCTGCTAATATCACCTCCACACCTGCTAATATCACCACAGGGCTGGCTAATGTCACTTTCATGACTGCTAATATCACCTCCACACCTGCTAGTGTTACCTCCACACCTGCTAATATCACCACAGGACTGGCTAATATCACCTCCACACCTGCTAATATCACCACAGGACTGGCTAATATCACCTCCAAACCTGCTAATATCACCACAGGAATGGCTAATGTCACCACAGGACTAGCTAATATCACCTCCACACCTGCTAGTGTCACCTCCACACCTGCTAATATCACCACAGGACTGTCTAATATCACCACAGGACTAGCTAATATCACCTCCACACCTGCTAGTGTCACCTCCACACCTGCTAATATCACCACAGGACTGGCTAATATCACCTCCACACCTGCTAGTGTCACCTCCACACCTGCTAATATCACCACAGGACTGACTAATGTCACCACAGGACTAGCTAATATCACCTCCACACCTGCTAGTGTCACCTCCACACCTGCTAATATCACCACAGGACTGTCTAATATCACCACAGGACTAGCTAATATCACCTCCACACCTGCTAGTGTCACCTCCACACCTGCTAATATCACCACAGGACTGGCTAATATCACCTCCACACCTGCTAGTGTCACCTCCACACCTGCTAATATCACCACAGGACTGACTAATGTCACCACAGGACTAGCTAATATCACCTCCACACCTGCTAGTGTCACCTCCACACCTGCTAATATCACCACAGGACTGTCTAATATCAGCGCTACACCTGGTAGTGTCATCCCTACACCCTCGAGTATCACCTCTACACCTGTTAATATCACCATAGGACTGGTTAATGTCACCTCCACACCTGCTAATATCACCACAGGACTGGCTAATATCACCTCCACATCTGCTAATATCACCACAGGAATGGCTAATATCACCTCCACACCTGCTAATGTCATGTCCAAACCTGCTAATATCACCACAGGACTGTCTAATGTCACCACAGGACTGGCTAATATCACCTCCACACCTGCTAGTGTCACCTCCACACCTGCTAATATCACCACAGGACTGTCTAATGTCACCACAGGACTAGCTAATATCACCTCCACACCTGCTAGTGTTACCTCCACACCTGCTAATATCACCACAGGACTAGCTAACATCACCTCCACACCTGCTAATATCATCACAGGACTGGCTAATATCACCTCCACACCTGCTAGTGTCACCTCCAAACCTGCTAATATCACCACAGGACTGACTAATGTCACCACAGGACTGGCTAATATCACCTCCACACCTGCTAGTGTCACCTCCAAACCTGCTAATATCACCACAGGACTGTCTAATATCAGCACTACACCTGGTAGTGTCATCCCTACACCCTCGAGTATCACCACTACACCTGTTAATATCACCATAGGACTGGTTAATGTCACCTCCACACATGCTAGTGTCACCTCTACCCCTGATAGTGTCACCTCCAGAGCAGCTAATGTCACATCCGAGACAAGGTTTACCACCACAACTGCACAGT CAACCACAGTCACAGCTCCTGCTGCACAGTCGGTCATCAGCCTCATCTTCAGCCTGAACTTAGCCTTCATACCACAGCTGCACAACTCGTCCTCAAAGGAGTTTCATGATTTGGCCAAGAAGGTGACAACACAG TGTGACGGAGTTTACAGGAGGAAGTTTGGTCTAAGTTTCCTCCAGACGCTGTTAATAGCATTCAG CAATGGATCTGTCGTCACTGAGACGGCACTGCAGTTCAGCACAGCCGCGATGCCCAGCAGTGCCGACATCATCAACACCTTGAAGGAAGCAACCAATACCAGCCTGTTCAATCTTCCAGTGATTGATGGCTCCATCCGCGTCGTCT CGAGCATCACCACAGCGCGACCATCTGGCACCACGAAAAGCGCCGCTGAGGGGACACGCCCCTTCACCGCGGCCGGGGTGACCCTTGCCGCAACGCTCCTCGCTCTTCCTCACTTCTGGCACTAG